cacgaatagaatgtcggtatattgatacgacaaccgtacggatagccattGCCTTTGCAAATTGTTTCCAAATgtcaatttaaatttaaaatgatttgGCGTCACTGAAGTCATGGGTAAGTGTTGCGCTGCATATTTTGAAAACTAATGTCTGGGCTAAACCAGTTGAAGGTATATATTGCCTATATCTACTAGAAACCAGATTActatggttttgtttttatttatttatgttcatATGCCCagagttaaagttaaaaaaaaagcactgcaatattttttttggtttttctctttccaaaaaCCAATTATCGTTTATCGCAaggccggccttcccgacaggtTGAAACACACCCTTAACagtcactgtacatgttttctcttcatttaatattaacattaaaaatctataactatacctgctaatgTTCAACCcatatttatatgtattatattttaattcttgatctattctatataattctattgtgttgtttgcacattgtgttctttggttttagaatatgtgttactgactagtaaaaccaaacaggaaagtagaaatttccACATACTGTATCACAGTACGGTACGGCAGCTGCACCTTTGCAGACAGGGAGAGGCTCTTGGGAGTTGTGAAGGCAGCACAAAAGATCATCGGCTGCCCTCTCCCCTCCCTGATGACGATTTACACCTCCCGCTGCCTCAACAGAGCTAAAACCATCACCAAAGACTGTTTCCACTCTGGCTTTGACCTGTTTGACCTGTTGCCTTCAGGGAGGCGCTACAGGTGCATTAAGACCAGAAcaaacagactcaaaaacagcttctttccaaAAGCAATAACCACTCTGAACTCTCACATATGCACTGATCTCATATTCATACCCACGGACTCTCCTCAGCCACTGTTGTGTAACACAATTGAACTGTATATATAGATAATGTGCTATACACCAGCCACTGTATATAGCAATgaagttgtttattatttatgcaAAATGTACATACTTCACTTCATCTCCTTTCATGTACTATTTATGTCCTATGCTTATATTGTAcacattgtgtatttctttatttcttgcACTGTGAGTATAGTTggcttttttaatctcattgtACATGTGTACAGTGACAATAAAGGCATTCTATTCTATCTATTCTATATCTTactttaacttttgattgcactgttttacattgcttttggattttgtgccatttttgttattgttcgcGTGAGACATTTGCACTACACCTGTAGGTGTTATGTTATTGTATTATGTGCATTgttctacatttttaaataggttgtataaattttttttttaatggtttgttgtgtcacacaattgtattgttttgtctagatattgaaaacaaataataatgtgttagagctgagcaaaaaaaaattgatttaatcgattaatcaaatttgtggATAAAaccgatttttattttgcaaattcgagtttaaaaaaaaattaatttattaaagtgaaaaagttaatttaatttaattttaattttttcctcaccacagtttttttctttttagactttttcgcgttccgatgtgagccagccccctctttgttcaCATTTGTTTACCgcttgagtaggctatatgtgtgccacaggcatgtttaattttttattcgcactatgctgagatgctaagggaagagtttgcttttctttaattgtaatgttatatgttataaaatatgtagttatctgatttcttaatcagaaaattgaagctactgcgaagttgctgttgcacttttgcttaaacctgggttaaagcttgtaATTGttgagcctcatttactttttattttgggattgttctatgtattttaacccttgaggacaatcacagcaataaagttgcacttttgacaatatatctgatgtctgcagtcatttttaagtgcatttttaaaaaaaaacgaatcTTACTTTAAAAAATCGGAGTACATGTGTACACGCTGTGTAAATAAACTTTATCTATTTTCATTCATTAATGGGGGGGGGGTCAAAGTTCACTCTTGCCTAGGGCACTGAATGACCTAAAGCCGGCCCTGAtttatcgtatcgtattgtgaacttAGTGTATCGTTCCAACTCTATAGTTTCCTTTACTAACCCAATAACACTTTAGATCCATTATAATAGATCAATATACCGCTgttctattatttattaaaatcttGTTCTTACCAAAGAACAGGGACAGTACAGTCCGGTTGCTGGAGGAGGGTAACCCCGCAGGTCCTGTGGTCAGAGCCCGGCACAGAGCGCGTGGGTTGGGCAACAGCGGCTCGTGGAGCGGCTGGAGGACGCCGTCCTGGTACTGAGCAGGAACCAGCCGCACCAGGGGCGACCCTGCATGAAGAGAGTCAGTCCCTGTGTCGGtaggtctgtctgtctgtctctaatCACAGTGTGTCTGTGCTCACCTGCTGAACCCCTCCTGGGGCTCCCCAGGCTGTGGTACCAGCCGTCAAAGCGCGGCCGCTCCCAGCTCCGCTCACACACGCCACCTGTTCGATTCCCCTTCACGTTACTTTTCATGCATTTCCGAGAGAAACGAGAGCAACGTGGGTCGTTACTCACCGACAATGAGGAGCAAACCAAGCAGAACTCTCCACAGCCTTTTACGCACATCCATTGGAGCGAGAGATTCTTTATCAGCCAAGAGGAGAGAAGGAGCTCTACAGGGATAGAAAAACATGTTACACATTACATCATTTACCTTTGGCCTCACTTAAGCCCTCAAATTCACTAACTTCCAATTCTATATCACGAAATAAAGTAATGACGTGTTGTATTACACAGTTtctattgtaaagtgtccttgggtggcctgaaaggtgctttttaaataaaattaattattatttattatagcctaaaaataaaccaaaactaTTCAATATTAAATACAGCCAAAGTTTAAACAactttgtataattttatgtagaaataaaatgtttgtttaagtTCAACTTTGTTGAAATGAGGTTTAATGttgaatatatttgtttttctgttgattatattatataaaaGAATGTAGAATAGACTTCTTACCTTGAAATGCTGTGCAGGAAGGCAGGGGGAAGTAGTGGGAAAAGGTGTAACTGTAATCAGACTAGCATGAGCTGCACAGTGTAGAAACCCATGTGACCTCAGTATGTGGAATGGATACACCTCCTCCTTTAAGCCTCCTCTGGTGACACAGCAGCTATAAAACAAGTGTACGTTCACCTCCACAGTCACTTCACCTTCCTCTTCTCCACGCACAGCTTCTCAGGTGAGGAAGATCTCTTtgcttttcatttgttttacattaAAGAGCAGAGCAAAGaggtttgtcatttattttagatAGAAGTTAAACATGCCTGTGTCTAACCATGTGTGATGATGGTACATATAGTTCTTAAGGATGTTTCTAATCAGGTCCTTGCTGCATTCGCTCCCTCTAGTGATACATGATGTTATGGGCCCATTATCACTAAAGGCTGTGTCGGCTTTAAAATTAAGTATCGATATCTGCCATTCTGCAATATATCGGTTTCCTTCCTTCATCACTCTATCATATACGTATACACGCCTTATCATCCTTGGAGAGGCGTGACTAAGCGTCACCGGGTTGTGCGTGGGGAGCAAACTGGACCAGTGTTTGGAAAGCCAAGCAAAAGTTTCAAAGTAAAATTATTCAGTCTTCATCGCCGCGTTGGAGATGTCTGCTGGAACGTTTTCACACTTCTACTATCGATGGTACGTGAACGTGCCAATAGTGACGGCCATAACAGCtgatggagcacacgtgtttgtagacatttgaggttttatacataaggctgtcattaagtgtcgttcgctaaattatgacacctggAGCTACGTTggttaagggttaggggttacGGTAACAAAGGACACTttatgacagccttcatgacaccttattcgtgctaatgacagcgtaatatcagcttttatgtataaaacttaaagttaagtgttaccaaacgatctctgattggctgaaatccagcATTGCGcgcctgtatttctaaagcctTAATATAAaaccaggagaaggagcagataTTCACTGTCTCCTcagaaacactttgaattacaatatgctcaaagatgtgattatggatttttgaccaaatgaaaccaaaaaaaagtacaaactgCAGCATTAAGTAGCATTGGCTGAAAGTagtataaaaacaatttttatgaataaatatgacatgTTTTACGTAACGCAAGTTTCTGTATCACTCGTTCTCTGTTATTCTGTCCATTCTCAGCGTCGTCTGTTGCACCTGGAGCAGAGATGACTTTCTACAATGATATTTACCCATTCTACCCCCTGCAAAGGACGTCTTTTATCTTCAGTGACCGCCTGCTCACTGTAATCCTAGTCTTTGTGGTGCTAGCGATCAGTCTTCTTCTAATTCTTCCAGGGATTCGAGGAAAGTCAGTGAGTACGGCCAATTCAATGCTAAAGTCTCTACTGTGTGAGATAGAATGGTCACTGAAAATGTGACGCATTAACGTTGCTCAGATTCAAGATCAGGActgtcaaacatattttaggTCAAAGGCAAACATTTAGTATTAGAATTGGCAAGAGCTTTAAAATCCAAACATTTTCCAGATTAAATAGGATAATAAAAGATAGGATTGAATATTATCTTACCAAGGTGCAAAGTATGAAGACAGATATCTGgaacatgttttaaataatgaccaattttcCTCTATGTAAAATAATCACGTGATGGGCTCGATAATAATACATGAAACTGCTCATAAATGAGATTAAATATCTTCAATTAATATTGAAGTCCAGTGGATTTTTTCTGCTCCATATTTCAACACAACTGAAGTTCTCTGATGCTCCTCTACAGCGGCTTTTCTGGATGTTCAGAATAATCATCAGCTTGTTTATTGGTGGAGTGATTGTTGGtaagtttttgtatattttttgtggaAACTCTCTCTTTCCTGTTCTTGTTTTTCACTCTATGCGACTTCCCTGCAGCTTTAAACTTTACCAATGACTGGGCCGAGGGCAAAGTAACCACAAACGCCACCTACAAGTCTTTCAGTAACGTAGTGGTTAACGCTGACATCGGCCTGCATGTTGGACTCTACGGCATTAACGTCACACTCAGAGGTGagtcactgctgctgctgctgctactgctactgctgctgtatatatatatatatatatatattaatggtgTGTGAATGAACTGATATAGTAAAGTACTTTGGAACTAGTTGGTCATAAAAGCACTATTTAAATCTGGGCCATTTAAAGctgaactaagtaactttttcaccttaataaatccttctcatagtccctgtgagggtaatacaagtgtttatggggtgattgggggtctttcatcccccctgCCCTGCTTCTCTGACCAGAAAACAGCATTTGccactttccctgcctccgacccgatGGCCACACGTACTGTTTTACGGCAGCTAAATACAAACTAAAGCTAGATTATAACACGgttgcacacggttgtctacaaattaacttttttcaaactgatatcatggcggagccagcaaaaaaaaagcagagaagaCTTTTGTCCAAGGAacagagcaactccatgcagtgacagctcagcagaaaTCACATACCATCGTCACGGCAACAAGCACAAGCGCACACGctcacaacccagcgctccatcaggcagcacacacacaaatattcatccatccattttcagagccgctttgtcagcacatttccacactcccttccgtatcactcccacatcattcatttattttacgtgtctctcttcctcttactgttcacatggtcacatgggactatatgtgtgaaagcagccttagtgtcactgttgtattaggattttgtATTAGTGATCATTTGCTACTGTCTTGGTAGagcaaaggtgcacatgtagctgtggggtggggcaggcggcggggggtgtGTAGTGTttatgacagtgacataaccaaaaggacctttagggggagcgctaagcgcaagttacttagttctgctttaacctTTGCTCAGTAATGGCCAAAATTGTCTGGCCCTGACCATTACTACGCAGCAGCTATAATTTGAGTTGGAGCTCTGAAGAACATCAAGACATCAGatattttaagtgttttctggcttttttttttttggacaggTAAACCTGTTATTCAGTTCAACGAGACCATAAACTACAACGAGATGTTCAGTTGGCACGACACCATTGATGATGACTATGAGGAAGCTCTAAAGCGAGGTCTACCAAACCCCATCCTCTACATTGCTGAGAAATTTACTATGAGCAATCCGTGTGGCCTCATCTTCCAGTACAGATACTCTGGTAGATACGCCTCCGCCACCCTCTGGTGATTATGACTCATCTTTATTATATGTACAATACATTGTATATTTTACGGCTTTAACACTAATAATGTGATTCCAAAATCACATAATTGTTCTCTTCTTCAATACTTTCTCATCTCTATGTTTACTTTCACTTTTAACTTATAGTCATGTATCTGTCTCTTGTTAGTGTTTCTTTTTACCTTGTTATAATTTCTACTTGGACCCACTGTAGCAAATGCAATTCCTGGGATCATTAAAGTCATTCTGATTCAGATTTTTTCCCTTTCAATATTGTTCAATTAAAccttaaaaatataatatgttTGTAGAGTCCCCTCCCCCTGCAACCCTCTGCGGTCATTGACACTCataatacatacattacatattaataataataacaataataataataataataataattggacCTCCCTATAATTAGTTTTAGCTCATTAGGGCTGAGATAGTCCTGGTCCTGGAGAGCCTCAGTCTTGCTTGTTTTATCATTGCACTGATGTATCTGAATCCAGTGAGTGCGTGATGTGTAATGATAGATGTTTTTGCTCCTCAGGACAGCGTTCTGCTGCTGGCTGCTCAGTAACATCCTCCTCTCCATGCCAGTCGTCCTGTACGCCGGATACATGATGTTAGCCACTGCTGCGTTCATCTTTATTTCCATGGCATCCTTCTCCACCATCATGAACGTCCCTCAGTGTGTTTTCTCCATCGGGTCCGACTCCTTCGTGGCTGAATTCAGCCATTCCTTCTGGCTAGCTCTGGCTACAGGTGCATTTCTGAAGCTGCCCTTTCAATCCATAagtgttttattatgttttggGTCATTCACGGTCATATTTTTCAGGTGTGCTTTGCACCATCATCGGGTGTGTGGTAGTGCTGTTTCAGTCTTTCTTACCGGAGAAGATGAAGGAGGCTTTGAGCGTTTGTGACGACGGCGACGAAGATGATGGTTTTTTCCATAGCGAAGGCTACGTGAATTCAGTGTTTGTTGATGGTGTCACTATTTCACCAATGACATTAAAGCCCTCAGGGGTGAGTGGcttttgattggtttaaagGTTCTGATGTACTGTTGTTGACAATTTTCAAAAGCTTTCATAAatacttaaaggcacaccgtgtaCTTTTtaacctaaagagttgacccatatgagttgttttaaatgattcctcaggccaatatacagcacttgacagtatcaatgctccgagcggggcttccctcttgaaatactgactatgtaagtttggagagacggaccgtctttggccaggtcatgtgacctgaaggGCCTGGAGAAAGTTTCattttacggcagtcacgtgaccacagactcggatatatatagttcccacatgacgtcacaacatacgggtATTTCTCGACCTCACatcattgctgtgggcagctgaaacgagttagcctctgtttacagccaaaagagcacaatatggtagtttcatGTTGAGTTAATGGGTGCACTAATCGCTGTGATAGTtgagttaaacgtggattctttagtgaGGAAAGTCTGCAAGTCAAATcaataaggattggctctcagggctgggtcgGTCTGGCTAGAGTGCAAAGcagggctgggctcgcgccgtGGGTGGAGGACgacgaggccagggagtagggggggaGCGCCACCAATGCGGCGAGGTGGGCTGAGCACCGGGTCTTCGGCGGCGGGGAGAGAAGGGCGGCGGATGCTTCTCCAGCTGCAGCGCAAACCCAGCCCCGCTTTGCACCCCAGCTCTACCGACCCAGTCCTttgagccaatccttatcccgaaattacaggtcaactactgtctgcatacacaatcaaaagacagcGGAgtctggcccgactgactgttgttttttgcgacagtgctgtgcCGCTTGGGGCCACTGGGGGCGcttgatgtgaaagttacaggtatAGCGCCCTGAGTggtcaaaagttacacagtgtgcctttaattattaaaggtattgtggacgatgtttaaaaaagaaacgccctctccacattttgaaagaaaacgcgcatgcgcaacacgcctacatgtgcgggagagcgtgcacgagccccgtattcctcgtgcacagctctgtttacaagttggtgtggacatcggtcagacaagcttaccttacaaaagaagatttgcacttttcccactatgtcagactcgccaccgctaagtgaaaatccattttcaaaggacccgttgcgcaccgggcacgagcacgagcacgtacaacggcctttcgtaaacatgattgacaattaggaggaccaataggcttgatgatccacccggaagctaaacatcgtcAACAATACCTTTAACTTTCTTATAACCAGAAAACTCAGTTCAGTGTTGTGGGTAAGGTaggataagataagataaggctaaattgaaaacaaacctttttaaGAAGGCTTataattgttaatgtttttaaatgtgtgtgttttcttgtagCACTCTAAGATTCCCTGAATGAAAAGTGCGTtacaaagaaaatgtattattattataagataGCCTTTAATAAGCCTGTTCAGAATAATGTAACCGGTGATGCTAATAGAAAAAATGCATGTTTGCTTGTGTCTGCACTCAAAACCAGCCCACAGGCCattgtaaaaatgacagagaacacATAATGTGcatctttttaaattaatgtacCTGCTGTTCCAAATCGTACTATTTTAGTAAGGGTAACAGAACTGAAGTACAGGTGGCAGTGAACCCTGATGGATGGACTGAACCTGTgtttaaaagtgtctaaacatgcatttttctacaaaaactcaaatattatattattcagTTATACCTGGTATTGAATGTCTAGAGTCTTTGTTGATCTACTGTGACCTGTAGGTTGTAATACACTTTTGCACATTCTCCTTAAGGAATGTCATAATGTTCACgatatgttttgcaaaaaaaaatattttaataaatgacaaaagttgaaattgtgattattttaggTAATTATGCACATCACTATTTATTGGTTCTCAAAATCAATGTAGTCTGATAAATaccattttattattacttcttattttgtaaaatgttttatCTAATTTGtgaatgtaatttaatttcttATATATCTCATTTAACTGTTAAATTTCCTTTTCCCCTTACTGGGTCACACTGGTTTTCACTCAGTGGGAGAAATCctttaaatctaaaatgtattattacgtCTTGTTAATATGATTGAAACTTGGAAGCAACACATCTTAAAGGACCTTTAATTCACtggcattgttttgtctttgtaggaACGTCTATGATCCATTCCTCTGATACGATACTTGAAGAGACGACTGTGATGAAGTGCTTCCAGATCTTATGTATGTAACTGTAAATAGTTTTATAAATTGTTGATGTGTTTAAGTGGCTGTAAAAAagttaatacataaataaaaactgagaaCTCTTGCTCTGTCTTCACGTGTTGCTGTAATGTCCATGTGTTGAGATTCCTGCAGTTACATTATTGGTTGCTCATTTTAAAGCTTATAATCAGGAAAATGGactcgatattttttttttgcaaaaaattcTGACAATTCCACTGACTTATCTCACCTATGCAACTATTTTTGATGTCTTTTACCTTTTGAAGCTAGTTTTCAGGCAGTAGCTCTGCAagaaaataaagacaattaAGTTTTCTGCAGTGAATTTGTATTGTAGGGTGTATCAGTGTTACATTCATCCTGTAATGTATAtgtcacatacatttttatatgctCTGTGCAAAaaccataggcggagtttgagattcttgccgaaAAATTAAATTTATAGGACACGTCTCGAGATTCATGCCAACCACAATGTCtttaacataaacaataatgcaTAAAAGATTAGTAGCATAATTGATAATGCTCAAGACAAAAAGTGCATTGAAgcatcgtttaatgttgtaaaatcatgataaaatcgttctacttcatttttgctgcagtactaTCCACGAACTGCtgcaatccaaaatgcagcttgtaaTGTTCAGCAACTCCTGTAACTTAAAAcaatgagagagtaaagttgctcaaattaagcagtgttattattcatgatgttctacatgatatatgatacaacactggatacatgtgctttaacaGAGATACACTTGAACATGGAGGGAGAGACTTTGTGTCAGATATAAAGCACTAAGTTAAACACAGGTAGGATAgaataaaaggattaaaaacatttaaaagtccaacaatctagattatggcattaaaagtcttCGCCTTCGCAGAATGCAAGCACACTACCGTGGAGGCCAGGCGACGCCGGCTTATGGGGAGAGCTGTGTcgcaaaaatattcacaaatagattCACAATTTAAgtgttttcgttttttttttttttttttttttagaatttcacGTATTTTTCAAaaccacaaatatatccacatttttcacatgtatttttcaaattttcacgTGCTTTTTAAATCCACAAATACATTCACGATTTACACGCGTCTTACAGATCCACAATTTACACGTGTTTTatcgtgtgtgtatttatcatgaagtatcatgtgtaaatcttcaattgtgcttgtgaattgtgtaaagtgcatttattttttaagacaaACGTAACCCAGCTTTGCTCAGATTCACACACACGCAGCTCCTGATCCACGTGTGGAAAgcaccaccatttttttttttttctagtgttGTAGTGTGATCAACAGAACCCCTTTGACAGTTGGACAGAGTTTCATTAGTCTACAGTACAATAGGGTGAAATTATTAaattttattaatacaaatccatacaaattaagaaaaaaaatatttttgtcaaaGCAAGTGTTTTAGTTTGAACAGGAAACAAGGGAAGGCTACAGTAATTTTGGTGACACTGCAGTAAATACCAGTGAATTTATTAGATAATCTTGTTGCTTTTATTGTCGGTAAATGGAATTATTCTTCAGCAGActtcgggggggggggtctttcCACACATGGATCAGTAGCTGTGTGTTAATCGAAGCGCTCGACGTTCAATAAACCAATCGCGTTCAGTCTTACTCTAACCCAAATCCATTTTGTATGCCTAtaaaatgatattttattaaatgatttatatggcacgatttatttattttgaggttgattatttttaactgtataagaatcacacagcacaatagcATGCCGCATTGAGCTCCGCCCCAAACTGCGGACTGCAGTCAGGTGTACTTCTGTGAATCTGAGCAAAGCTGCGTTACGTTTGTACACGGCGGTCGATCCACAAACGCACTTTACACAATTCACaagcacaattgaagatttacacatgataaatacacacacatacatgataaaacatgtgtaaattgtggatatatttgtggatctgtaaaacaagtgaaaatcgtggatgtatttgaaaaatacgTGAAAGTCTGAAAATCTAaacaataaatgtggaaattgtggatctatttgtgaatatttttgagacaaatcacTCCCCATACCAATTTAGTCAGGGAGGGGAAGGAGGAAGTAGATTGGAACAACAACtgctcaatccaccgctttatgACCAGACAAGCGCGCACTGATCGCGGTGTTTGCTCGTTCTCGGTTCCAGTCGCTTGTTttctcggtgcatcactacaaacaacagacttatgAGTCTACGGAACACCCgtggtgtcc
This genomic window from Gouania willdenowi chromosome 6, fGouWil2.1, whole genome shotgun sequence contains:
- the duox2 gene encoding dual oxidase maturation factor 1 isoform X2, with the translated sequence MTFYNDIYPFYPLQRTSFIFSDRLLTVILVFVVLAISLLLILPGIRGKSRLFWMFRIIISLFIGGVIVALNFTNDWAEGKVTTNATYKSFSNVVVNADIGLHVGLYGINVTLRGKPVIQFNETINYNEMFSWHDTIDDDYEEALKRGLPNPILYIAEKFTMSNPCGLIFQYRYSGRYASATLWTAFCCWLLSNILLSMPVVLYAGYMMLATAAFIFISMASFSTIMNVPQCVFSIGSDSFVAEFSHSFWLALATGVLCTIIGCVVVLFQSFLPEKMKEALSVCDDGDEDDGFFHSEGYVNSVFVDGVTISPMTLKPSGERL
- the duox2 gene encoding dual oxidase maturation factor 1 isoform X1 — encoded protein: MKRVSPCVASSVAPGAEMTFYNDIYPFYPLQRTSFIFSDRLLTVILVFVVLAISLLLILPGIRGKSRLFWMFRIIISLFIGGVIVALNFTNDWAEGKVTTNATYKSFSNVVVNADIGLHVGLYGINVTLRGKPVIQFNETINYNEMFSWHDTIDDDYEEALKRGLPNPILYIAEKFTMSNPCGLIFQYRYSGRYASATLWTAFCCWLLSNILLSMPVVLYAGYMMLATAAFIFISMASFSTIMNVPQCVFSIGSDSFVAEFSHSFWLALATGVLCTIIGCVVVLFQSFLPEKMKEALSVCDDGDEDDGFFHSEGYVNSVFVDGVTISPMTLKPSGERL